Proteins from a genomic interval of Calorimonas adulescens:
- the rbfA gene encoding 30S ribosome-binding factor RbfA — MSIKNERVAEEIKRDIGIIIKNELKDPRISELCSITKVKLSNDFSYSKIFVSVYGDEVVKTNTLQGLKNASGYIRRELSKRLKIKHVPEINFILDDSIESGIRISKIIDELKEKENDSK; from the coding sequence ATGAGTATAAAAAACGAGAGGGTCGCGGAAGAAATAAAAAGGGATATAGGTATAATAATAAAAAATGAACTTAAGGATCCACGAATATCAGAATTGTGCAGTATTACTAAGGTGAAACTCAGTAATGATTTTAGTTATTCGAAAATATTTGTAAGCGTATATGGAGATGAGGTTGTTAAAACTAATACATTACAAGGACTTAAAAACGCTAGTGGATATATTAGAAGGGAATTATCAAAAAGATTGAAGATAAAGCATGTTCCAGAAATCAATTTCATTCTTGATGATTCTATAGAAAGCGGCATACGGATTTCTAAAATTATCGACGAGTTGAAGGAGAAAGAAAATGATAGTAAATGA
- the truB gene encoding tRNA pseudouridine(55) synthase TruB, with protein sequence MNGILNVYKPEGVSSNYVVQKIKKMFKLAKVGHGGTLDPFASGILPIFVNKATRLNNYIHSFDKEYVACIELGTATDTADYTGKVVKRMSVPDISEEKIKESLKNFVGQIEQVPPAYSAKKLNGIRAYDLARKGVHFSLVPIKVIIYSCDLLYYEGDKIYIRVKCGSGTYIRTLCEDIACSLGTVGYVSYLERIRYGPLEKSNAIAFDDLFSKIEINISDQLLPLDFLLHNFPWVVIKGSALKTVLNGGMLSEDQIEFFSIPINVESFVRVYSIDRKFIGIGKFNGNKLKISLFLQ encoded by the coding sequence TTGAATGGCATTCTGAATGTATACAAACCTGAAGGAGTTTCATCAAATTATGTAGTACAAAAAATAAAGAAGATGTTTAAATTAGCAAAAGTCGGTCATGGGGGTACCCTTGACCCGTTTGCAAGCGGTATATTACCAATATTTGTAAATAAAGCTACACGATTAAATAATTATATCCATTCTTTTGATAAAGAATATGTAGCATGTATAGAATTAGGTACAGCAACAGATACAGCCGATTATACTGGTAAAGTAGTTAAGCGAATGAGTGTACCTGATATAAGCGAGGAGAAAATTAAAGAATCTTTAAAAAATTTTGTTGGACAGATTGAACAAGTGCCACCTGCTTATTCGGCAAAAAAGTTAAATGGCATAAGAGCATACGATCTTGCGAGAAAAGGGGTGCATTTTTCTCTAGTACCTATAAAAGTAATAATATATTCATGTGATCTCCTTTATTACGAGGGAGATAAAATATATATCAGGGTAAAATGTGGAAGCGGAACATATATTAGAACTTTATGCGAGGATATTGCGTGCAGTTTGGGTACCGTTGGATATGTTTCATATCTCGAAAGGATAAGGTATGGGCCATTAGAAAAATCTAACGCAATAGCATTTGATGACTTGTTTAGCAAGATAGAAATAAATATAAGTGATCAATTACTGCCATTAGATTTTTTATTACACAATTTTCCATGGGTTGTCATCAAAGGCAGTGCATTGAAAACAGTATTAAATGGTGGCATGTTGAGTGAAGATCAAATTGAATTTTTTTCGATCCCTATAAATGTAGAAAGTTTTGTAAGGGTATATAGTATTGATAGAAAATTTATTGGTATTGGCAAATTCAACGGCAATAAATTAAAGATATCATTGTTTTTACAGTAG
- a CDS encoding DHH family phosphoesterase: MIVNDILNIINSAQKIYISTHIMPDGDCIGSSLALYIALKRVGKNVKVILDDEIPLHYRFLPYYEEIISPDICENDSPDLFITLDNNDIERLGRSKNIFFKAPNSLCIDHHPLGKVMFSKFNYVDTNASATAEIVYVIIKSLSVEIDKDIANCLLTAIIADTGGFKFDNVTPYTLNISADLLASGADIKKINEIIFDKMSIEKVKLLSKVLSTLSVIENGKIGYIYLNKAMLEDCGASVSDSEGFINYVKNIDSVEIAVMFRIEDNGVRVSLRSKDFVDVNKIANKFGGGGHKKASGCFIDNNFDAVKNVILDECRRSLWLEWHSECIQT, translated from the coding sequence ATGATAGTAAATGATATTTTAAATATCATAAACAGTGCCCAAAAGATATATATATCTACACACATTATGCCTGATGGGGATTGTATTGGCAGTTCTTTGGCTTTGTATATAGCCCTAAAAAGAGTTGGGAAAAACGTAAAGGTCATATTAGACGATGAAATACCTCTTCATTACAGGTTTTTACCTTATTATGAAGAAATTATATCCCCTGACATTTGCGAAAATGATAGTCCTGATCTATTCATAACGCTGGATAATAATGATATTGAAAGGCTTGGAAGAAGCAAGAATATATTTTTTAAGGCCCCAAATTCGCTGTGCATCGATCATCATCCTTTGGGGAAAGTAATGTTTAGCAAATTTAATTATGTAGATACAAATGCATCTGCAACAGCCGAAATCGTATATGTTATAATTAAATCTTTATCTGTGGAGATAGATAAGGACATAGCAAATTGTTTATTAACTGCTATCATAGCAGATACAGGCGGATTTAAGTTTGATAATGTTACACCATATACACTTAATATCAGTGCTGACTTATTGGCCAGTGGTGCGGATATTAAAAAAATAAACGAGATCATCTTTGATAAAATGAGTATAGAGAAAGTTAAATTACTATCAAAAGTATTATCCACACTTTCGGTGATCGAAAATGGCAAAATAGGTTATATATACTTAAATAAAGCAATGTTGGAAGATTGCGGTGCATCTGTTAGCGATAGTGAAGGATTTATCAACTATGTAAAAAATATTGATAGTGTAGAAATAGCTGTTATGTTTAGGATAGAGGATAATGGTGTCCGTGTGAGTTTGCGTTCTAAAGATTTTGTTGATGTAAATAAAATAGCTAATAAGTTTGGAGGGGGTGGACATAAAAAAGCTTCTGGTTGTTTTATAGATAATAATTTTGATGCTGTAAAAAACGTTATTTTAGATGAATGTAGGAGGAGTTTATGGCTTGAATGGCATTCTGAATGTATACAAACCTGA